A genomic region of Arachis stenosperma cultivar V10309 chromosome 9, arast.V10309.gnm1.PFL2, whole genome shotgun sequence contains the following coding sequences:
- the LOC130947461 gene encoding guanosine deaminase-like: MEDATAAATTPTANVLEAKDGTISVASAFPGHQEAVQDRDHKFLSKAVEEAYKGVECGDGGPFGAVVVQNDEVVVSCHNMVLRNTDPTAHAEVTAIREACQKLNQIDLADCEIYASCEPCPMCFGAIHLSRIKRLVYGAKAEAAIAIGFDDFIADALRGTGFYQKAQLEIKKADGTGAVIAEQVFEKTKEKFSMY, encoded by the exons ATGGAGGATGCTACTGCTGCTGCTACTACTCCCACTGCTAATG TGTTGGAAGCTAAAGATGGAACTATTTCCGTCGCTTCAGCATTCCCCGGTCATCAAGAAG CTGTACAGGATAGAGACCACAAGTTCCTCTCAAAAGCTGTTGAAGAAGCATACAAAGGGGTTGAATGCGGTGATGGAGGACCATTTGGTGCTGTTGTTGTACAAAATGATGAAGTAGTTGTAAGCTGCCATAACATGGTTCTAAGGAACACTGATCCCACAGCTCATGCCGAAGTTACGGCTATTAGAGAG GCATGTCAAAAGCTAAATCAAATTGATCTTGCTGACTGTGAAATCTATGCTTCATGTGAGCCTTGTCCAATGTGCTTTGGAGCAATTCATCTTTCAAGAATTAAG AGATTGGTTTATGGAGCAAAAGCAGAGGCTGCGATAGCAATTGGTTTCGATGATTTCATTGCTGATGCGCTGAGAGGCACTGGTTTTTATCAGAAGGCTCAATTGGAAATTAAGAAGGCGGATGGTACCGGCGCTGTAATTGCAGAACAAGTGTTTGAGAAGACAAAGGAAAAGTTTTCTATGTattga
- the LOC130947462 gene encoding guanosine deaminase-like has protein sequence MEDNAADAAAVPRTVNALQDRDNKFLTKAIEEAYKAVECGDGRPFGAVVVRNGVVVVSCHNMVLRKSDPTAHAEINAIREVKFIVSSSVKM, from the exons ATGGAGGACAACGCTGCTGATGCTGCCGCCGTCCCTCGTACTGTGAATG CTTTACAGGATAGAGATAACAAGTTCCTGACGAAAGCTATCGAAGAAGCATATAAAGCTGTTGAATGTGGCGATGGACGACCATTTGGTGCTGTTGTTGTTAGAAATGGTGTAGTAGTTGTGAGCTGTCATAACATGGTGTTAAGGAAGAGTGATCCCACTGCTCATGCTGAAATTAATGCTATCAGAGAGGTTAAATTCATAGTTAGTTCTTCTGTTAAAATGTGA